The Branchiostoma floridae strain S238N-H82 chromosome 8, Bfl_VNyyK, whole genome shotgun sequence genome has a segment encoding these proteins:
- the LOC118421313 gene encoding uncharacterized protein LOC118421313: MNRAGPGCSPRKKGESATGNSNKTLNTSPAKNKAPTNSTSVPKLGRRKQVLQPKADPDATTIGSKSPSVNKDSSAIKSEQRQLSELIRGHFHYEGSSSEHDELVRRSPRFKADLSTTSQDNSGADSDIKGSVISVTGSTVSPRKLQDLATAFQVRITKIASPGKAAPADRETKGPNRKTLGQKRPASRSPSTKRQKKKSKKVEDNTKVDNNTFSQIKKARGSSKGRKKTEQKQQVEQERKDTECDISSSETVLNTEKSAEISDKLKKKPIVLLRRLKQYHFSKEDNNTTEIKSEESITDIQSKEEDQDTIEEDQDTAIERVKRKLSFEEGDHLVEDSVTSDSANVDSHSEQTSELEQQDETHHEVNTEPSSDSAQNCEIVLENKDIRSDTDSHITAEDTSCKLPTNVIEPSTAQEPMSAEDTVQEADTVAITMSEEMVKKDLAVSQKETPVRSPSPAVGSTDDVSKPLRFHDSQMPMNADKIELKLDEVPEADINGADQDVENVLHTPQGADDYCLPLVTDRDSTVTTEESRVPGPISHLPDSLESCSVESEGTNDASMPATIPASEELGKEVEDAEQSSTRDSHSNHTIPEPAELPKPVVKERTNRRKAKCPAKIPRQEIMLEHHDASFELDDHEGDIPMDEDEEERRFMMEMGEEDMNDEEHWMEDAVEEVRSRKGRRKATTPRPNRQAASPGRHDVAYVSLNEANPPVRHLLNHESPDDASDVQPNSANQYQAYLRELLPPMANSGSQGPTSPPPQGSDMPRQLAMYPMHSTRMPRQDEESPGEEERSSLPPFARRVGEDDNLPPNFMDNRMRQQDMGEQQSPEDGQQGRYRREFHRVPYSKWVLTMLEHAYQEGMGYVRSTKKFELSMATGLSSRQIKVWFQNRRAKDRKLKKRGKLPFKPTFNRGRRSHEEEHESGDGAEATEFDVKSEDAPVYRKPVIDTDGDGADRSHKLQMHAPMVTPATHSQASVAPVHVPAATSSESKVPEPLNLVRRSSDSRTDTVRARLKAMMQEKSEPMPHQQSEDRRDDPNNNAPLNLVVPKSQPEQPPSTSASSASSSPPSSAQQQQQQQMDQVRAAMMGAAGAASSPFIPVPGAFFVPMIDPGFVFYGQLGSHIRWHNPPGVQGAADMAQIRPNLAAAGPGGMMAQGAKLPTASPGQPPLPPPDEVKAAQAKRHLLLPGYGYKDMRSTHERIRTPNRYRTPYTDEQTQALEHEYRAHGGFISITRKEELSKSLCLSYRQIKIWFQNRRAKERRQHKRAAKDGLPYGMGSPPRDGTSSNDGQGDSINDMTRSLTSDTDVDRRVMEDFRDDDDYDDDDDDDDMMDRSREWESGPDTSQDSIHMQDALQPPTVQESVPQQEQVAEPAIPTSQNVASSSEEKQELNLSQTEKEAQIEKEAQIEKEAVSSAKPEEIAAVKDDDEAMFYDVDSDHALQIVEEPEEEEQQMETVSAPKVDKQDIRNVNPDMTAVVPQPPEVFFQNLELMRRQRVDSNRSQYSREQIKTLEAEFNVHAGFISSKRRSELSESLGLTTHQIKVWFQNRRAKERRHMQKYGEGDPIALSFLTPGMMGKVPMVPLSPNRQAGGHPRLHGTPTSLGNVTKAGQKDGYNNVVRAAISPVEATKPGDIKLGSQNHGVVVKQEPEESRDSYSSPLGLEEPHNSWLTRKTRTKFSEEQILVLETAFANNQFPTGWVKAQLSQVTGLTMRQIHVWFMNRRQKEKHSRKRAGRAATSPGGRGMTPSQSRRVHWKQLAKALTPAQIRENQERQAAAGVTPQALPTTSVVNPAPVSRAAQFTASPVHLPAPATTPPTRRQTPDTLKSLQQAKLAGGGAPDASPADQGPMDLTKKDSPRDDKSDVADVVDMSGSPVPFIFKDDKKYILICDALRLLSTSHLQLMTESLRALDVYIQRCSDLDVTKFRVLHGEVQHTAECFSIVNLDQFSSHLPQLRYIMKQHRNAQPPETEVDGERRCYLRAAWGGKDAEEPKEKPRKERQRHVSPTTGALPPSSIMNATPQLQQTHPIVIPPGLSGAYPFGLAQPGMGLPFPMAKVSAVPSSYQSGLVSSAASSQAAVRISSVFSLSQAQGGTVGKDTSIVSSRNEHVSRPRMRFTQDEVEVLEGEFQRTPWPDGYVPYERRTELAVQLGVTKSRIDAWFNHRRTKEKYGPRSQSREMRESGTLEDATSSSKPVTSEPMANGAMS; encoded by the exons ATGAACAGAGCTGGACCTGGCTGCAGCCCACGGAAGAAAGGTGAATCTGCGACAGGCAACAGTAACAAGACTTTGAACACTTCTCCCGCCAAGAACAAAGCGCCCACCAACAGTACTAGTGTTCCCAAGTTGGGACGACGCAAACAGGTTCTGCAGCCCAAGGCGGACCCAGACGCAACAACAATAGGTAGTAAGTCTCCCTCCGTGAACAAAGATTCCAGTGCCATTAAAAGCGAACAAAGACAATTATCCGAGCTTATAAGAGGACACTTCCATTACGAGGGCAGTAGTTCAGAACACGACGAGTTAGTCAGAAGGTCGCCACGATTCAAGGCGGATCTAAGTACAACTTCTCAGGACAATTCAGGAGCTGATAGTGACATTAAGGGTTCTGTGATTTCTGTGACAGGAAGCACGGTAAGCCCCAGGAAGCTGCAAGACCTGGCCACAGCTTTTCAGGTCAGAATAACAAAGATAGCCTCTCCCGGTAAGGCTGCTCCTGCGGACAGAGAAACGAAGGGTCCGAACAGAAAAACTCTGGGACAGAAACGGCCAGCAAGTAGGTCACCATCCACGAAACGACAGAAAAAGAAGTCCAAGAAAGTTGAAGACAATACAAAAGTTGACAACAACACATTTAGTCAAATAAAAAAGGCCAGAGGTTCTAGTAAAGGTAGAAAGAAGACAGAGCAAAAGCAACAAGTTGAACAAGAAAGGAAGGACACCGAATGTGACATATCGTCAAGCGAGACTGTGCTGAATACAGAAAAAAGTGCTGAAATAAGCGATAAGTTGAAAAAGAAGCCCATAGTTCTGCTAAGACGACTGAAGCAATACCACTTTTCGAAGGAGGACAATAACACAACAGAGATTAAGTCTGAAGAGAGCATCACTGATATTCAATCAAAAGAAGAAGACCAAGACACAATTGAAGAAGACCAAGACACAGCAATAGAACGCGTTAAAAGGAAATTAAGTTTCGAGGAAGGTGATCACCTTGTTGAAGACAGTGTTACGTCAGACTCGGCAAACGTGGACAGCCATTCCGAACAGACGAGCGAGTTAGAACAACAGGACGAAACACATCACGAAGTGAACACCGAGCCTTCTAGCGATTCCGCACAAAATTGTGAAATTGTACTGGAGAATAAAGATATCCGTAGTGACACAGACAGTCACATTACTGCCGAGGATACAAGTTGCAAACTTCCTACTAACGTCATTGAGCCAAGTACAGCACAGGAACCAATGAGTGCAGAGGACACTGTCCAGGAAGCAGACACAGTAGCAATCACCATGTCTGAAGAGATGGTCAAGAAAGACTTAGCCGTGTCCCAGAAGGAGACACCTGTCCGGAGCCCATCCCCTGCGGTCGGATCTACAGATGATGTATCCAAGCCATTAAGATTTCATGACTCACAGATGCCGATGAACGCGGACAAAATAGAACTGAAATTGGACGAAGTCCCAGAAGCAGATATCAACGGCGCAGATCAAGACGTTGAAAACGTTCTCCACACTCCACAAGGAGCTGATGACTACTGTTTACCCCTCGTTACAGATAGAGATTCTACGGTAACGACTGAAGAATCGCGCGTGCCAGGCCCGATCTCCCACCTGCCCGACAGCTTAGAGAGCTGTAGTGTGGAGTCTGAAGGGACCAACGACGCGAGTATGCCTGCAACAATCCCCGCATCCGAGGAACTGGGGAAGGAGGTGGAAGATGCAGAGCAGAGCAGCACCAGAGACAGTCATTCCAATCATACCATCCCAGAACCGGCAGAGTTGCCCAAACCTGTGGTGAAGGAGAGGACGAACAGGAGGAAGGCGAAGTGCCCGGCAAAGATTCCGAGACAGGAGATTATGCTGGAGCACCACGACGCTTCCTTCGAGCTCGACGACCACGAAGGAGACATTCCAATGGACGAAGATGAGGAAGAACGTCGGTTCATGATGGAGATGGGAGAGGAGGACATGAATGACGAAGAGCATTGGATGGAGGATGCAGTGGAGGAGGTGCGCAGCCGGAAGGGCCGGCGCAAGGCCACGACGCCCCGCCCGAACAGACAGGCCGCCAGCCCGGGACGTCACGACGTGGCCTACGTGTCCTTAAACGAGGCCAACCCACCTGTGCGGCATCTTCTGAACCACGAGTCGCCAGACGACGCCAGCGACGTCCAGCCCAACTCCGCCAACCAGTACCAGGCTTACCTCAGGGAATTATTACCCCCAATGGCAAATTCTGGGAGCCAGGGACCGACTTCGCCGCCGCCACAGGGCAGCGACATGCCGCGGCAGCTCGCCATGTACCCCATGCACTCCACAAGGATGCCTCGGCAAGACGAAGAATCACCCGGGGAGGAAGAGCGCTCCTCTCTCCCGCCGTTTGCAAGGAGGGTTGGCGAAGACGATAACCTACCGCCGAACTTTATGGATAACCGTATGAGGCAGCAGGACATGGGTGAGCAGCAGAGTCCAGAAGATGGACAACAAGGCAGGTACAGACGGGAGTTTCACCGCGTTCCTTACAGCAAGTGGGTGCTGACGATGCTGGAGCACGCCTATCAGGAAGGGATGGGGTACGTACGCAGCACGAAGAAGTTCGAGCTTAGCATGGCGACAGGCCTGTCTTCTCGGCAGATCAAGGTTTGGTTCCAAAACAGGAGGGCAAAGGACCGTAAGCTGAAGAAGAGGGGAAAGTTGCCGTTCAAACCAACGTTCAATCGCGGTAGGAGGTCGCACGAAGAAGAGCACGAGTCTGGAGACGGAGCCGAAGCAACCGAGTTTGACGTGAAATCTGAAGACGCGCCGGTCTATAGGAAGCCCGTTATTGACACAGACGGCGACGGGGCCGACAGGAGTCATAAACTGCAGATGCATGCACCGATGGTGACTCCAGCTACGCACAGCCAAGCTTCTGTCGCACCAGTTCACGTGCCAGCAGCAACTTCGTCCGAGAGTAAGGTTCCCGAACCGCTCAACCTCGTCCGTCGATCCAGCGACAGTCGCACCGACACCGTGCGAGCACGTCTCAAAGCGATGATGCAAGAAAAATCTGAGCCAATGCCACATCAGCAGTCAGAAGATCGCCGCGACGACCCGAACAACAACGCCCCTCTAAACCTTGTGGTGCCCAAGTCGCAACCTGAACAGCCCCCTTCTACGTCGGCTAGCAGCGCCAGTTCTTCTCCACCAAGTTCagctcaacaacaacaacaacaacagatggACCAAGTCAGGGCTGCCATGATGGGAGCTGCTGGAGCCGCTTCATCTCCCTTCATTCCCGTTCCAGGAGCCTTCTTCGTCCCAATGATAGACCCAGGATTCGTCTTCTACGGACAGCTCGGTAGCCACATCAGGTGGCACAACCCTCCAGGCGTGCAGGGAGCCGCCGACATGGCGCAGATCCGACCAAACCTTGCTGCTGCCGGGCCCGGCGGTATGATGGCCCAGGGCGCCAAGCTACCCACAGCCTCGCCAGGACAACCTCCGCTGCCTCCTCCAGATGAAGTCAAGGCTGCTCAGGCCAAACGTCATCTCCTTCTTCCAGGATACGGCTACAAGGACATGAGGAGCACACACGAACGCATCCGCACACCCAACCGCTACCGTACACCGTACACAGACGAGCAGACACAGGCTCTAGAGCACGAGTACCGCGCACACGGTGGGTTCATCAGCATCACGCGGAAGGAAGAACTCAGCAaatctctctgtctctcctaCCGCCAGATCAAGATCTGGTTCCAGAACAGGCGTGCCAAAGAAAGGCGCCAACACAAGCGAGCTGCGAAAGACGGCTTGCCGTACGGCATGGGATCGCCGCCTCGCGACGGCACTTCGTCCAATGACGGCCAAGGGGACAGCATCAACGACATGACCAGGTCTCTGACGTCAGACACCGACGTGGACAGACGCGTCATGGAGGACTTCAGAGATGATGAcgactatgatgatgatgatgacgacgacgaCATGATGGACAGATCGAGAGAATGGGAGTCGGGACCAGACACGTCTCAGGACAGCATCCACATGCAGGACGCACTGCAACCACCAACAGTACAAGAAAGTGTACCACAACAAGAGCAAGTAGCGGAACCTGCCATCCCTACAAGCCAGAACGTTGCCTCGTCTTCTGAAGAAAAACAGGAGCTTAACTTGTCGCAAACCGAGAAAGAAGCACAAATCGAGAAAGAAGCACAAATCGAGAAAGAAGCAGTGTCGTCTGCCAAACCAGAAGAAATAGCTGCTGTTAAGGACGACGACGAAGCCATGTTCTATGACGTAGACAGCGACCACGCCCTCCAAATAGTGGAAGAGCCAGAGGAGGAGGAACAGCAGATGGAGACTGTCAGCGCACCTAAGGTTGACAAGCAAGACATCAGAAATGTGAATCCCGACATGACAGCTGTTGTTCCCCAGCCACCAGAGGTGTTCTTCCAGAACCTGGAGCTGATGAGGAGACAGAGGGTCGACTCCAACCGATCTCAGTACTCCAGGGAACAGATCAAGACTTTAGAGGCTGAGTTCAATGTGCACGCTGGCTTCATCAGCAGCAAGAGGAGGTCCGAGCTGAGCGAGTCTCTGGGGCTGACTACTCACCAGATAAAGGTCTGGTTCCAGAACAGACGAGCGAAGGAGCGTCGCCATATGCAGAAGTACGGAGAAGGTGATCCGATCGCACTGAGCTTCCTCACGCCTGGAATGATGGGAAAAGTGCCTATGGTTCCCCTGTCTCCCAACAGGCAGGCCGGCGGTCACCCCCGACTGCACGGCACTCCGACAAGCCTGGGAAATGTTACTAAAGCTGGACAAAAAGATGGATACAACAACGTCGTTCGTGCCGCCATCTCTCCCGTCGAGGCAACAAAGCCAGGAGACATCAAGCTTGGCTCACAGAACCACGGCGTCGTGGTGAAGCAAGAGCCGGAGGAGTCCCGCGACAGCTACAGCAGCCCGCTCGGCCTTGAGGAGCCCCACAACTCGTGGTTGACCAGGAAGACGAGGACCAAATTTAGCGAAGAACAGATCCTAGTTCTTGAGACGGCGTTCGCCAACAACCAGTTTCCCACCGGCTGGGTGAAAGCGCAGTTGTCTCAGGTCACCGGGCTCACAATGAGACAGATCCACGTCTGGTTCATGAATCGCAGGCAGAAGGAGAAACACTCCAGGAAGAGGGCCGGGCGCGCAGCTACAAGCCCGGGAGGCAGGGGCATGACGCCGTCTCAGTCCCGACGTGTCCACTGGAAGCAGCTAGCAAAAGCCTTGACCCCGGCACAGATCAGAGAGAACCAGGAAAGGCAGGCTGCTGCAGGAGTGACACCGCAAGCATTGCCTACCACCAGCGTTGTAAACCCGGCACCTGTCAGCAGAGCAGCACAGTTCACCGCTTCACCTGTCCATCTGCCAGCCCCAGCTACGACACCTCCGACTCGTCGACAGACTCCCGACACTCTCAAGTCCCTGCAACAAGCCAAACTGGCCGGTGGGGGCGCTCCTGACGCTTCCCCTGCCGACCAAGGGCCGATGGACCTGACCAAGAAGGACTCGCCCCGTGACGACAAGAGTGACGTGGCCGACGTCGTGGACATGAGTGGGTCTCCTGTGCCGTTCATCTTTAAAGACGACAAGAAGTACATCCTGATCTGTGACGCGTTACGCCTGCTGTCCACGTCACACCTCCAGCTGATGACGGAGTCCCTGCGCGCCCTGGATGTCTACATCCAGCGCTGCTCCGACCTAGACGTCACCAAGTTCAGGGTTCTGCACGGGGAGGTGCAGCACACAGCCGAGTGCTTCTCCATCGTCAACCTGGACCAGTTCTCCTCCCACCTGCCACAACTCAG GTACATCATGAAGCAGCACCGTAACGCACAGCCTCCTGAGACGGAAGTTGACGGAGAGCGGCGGTGTTACCTGCGTGCCGCCTGGGGAGGGAAGGACGCGGAAGAACCCAAGGAGAAGCCGAGGAAGGAGCGTCAGCGCCACGTGTCTCCCACCACCGGTGCCTTGCCGCCCAGCTCCATCATGAACGCCACCCCACAGCTGCAGCAGACTCACCCCATCGTCATCCCCCCAGGGCTGTCCGGAGCGTACCCCTTCGGACTGGCGCAGCCCGGGATGGGGCTCCCCTTCCCCATGGCCAAGGTGTCGGCCGTGCCGTCTTCCTACCAGTCCGGCCTGGTGAGCAGCGCCGCCAGCAGCCAGGCAGCTGTCCGGATCTCGTCCGTGTTCTCGCTCAGCCAGGCTCAGGGAGGAACAGTAGGAAAGGACACAAGTATAG TATCCAGTAGGAACGAACACGTGAGTCGTCCACGCATGCGCTTCACCCAGGACGAGGTGGAGGTTCTGGAGGGAGAGTTCCAGCGCACGCCCTGGCCGGACGGGTACGTGCCGTACGAGCGTCGGACCGAGCTGGCCGTGCAGCTGGGAGTCACCAAGAGCCGCATCGACGCCTGGTTCAACCACAGGCGCACCAAGGAGAAGTACGGCCCGAGGTCCCAGTCTCGCGAGATGAGAGAGTCCGGCACCCTGGAGGACGCTACGTCATCATCGAAGCCCGTGACGTCAGAGCCGATGGCCAATGGTGCAATGAGCTAA
- the LOC118421794 gene encoding tubulin polyglutamylase TTLL11-like produces the protein MSVKLQNMSDRLSAVQIHGHAIAVPDGPQHPSLPRPRARSKSPAVHGRRVALTPISIPPRTRTPSPRARTHRTPSPRPLSATGSRPASAGQVDGGDLLGRAATLYPTSMFSFETFRRRDSGDTFRRIVVEESSRSSKEKRPKSSMSTADSEKTESGSDADVDAEGRKRKGKQGIVRRRRLPTALVVTLDTTRARSQLDVIRLALKQLGRGWREYPHGRKAGSDMYWSVPAFNDYDDFPSGIINKLPGMKDMSNKANLSQALDRMHQLFPEAFDFFPTTWRLPEEFHQFCAEVRILKERRGKRYKPTFIVKPDEGTQGGGIYLLQDPHDVKSIGMVRPAVVQEYLTNPYLIDGYKFDLRIYVLLGNIEPLELYIGREGMARFCTVPYQSPSRMNLHESYMHLTNYSLNKYSDGFIHSEDGDIGSKRTLSSVLQRLKRRGKDVDKLWKDIEDIVLKTIIAILPEIKTFHHVMLPPGKTLGGPKCYQLLGFDILLTSDLKPILLEVNSNPSLKIDSEREVSPGVMESIPSPVDEEIKVPLVRDVLKVMKPQKKKPVSKSPSKSFSIPTILLIEFCVRLCDWHVTCQENVSTICFTGCLSAISIFGYILGRATLLHLIIFCFLLFPFFSRVLDNLTDEKKREVDDNSTDENRNLSEDSAGSSDSNANLLRELQLEEQQEKLVLLELYPRLQKQYEHFRLVERIAAMFCQFVGIRCTTRMGPTGFRTFTRTCKLHSNGLTTAAIDILYIDMARRWAHAIPDRTAGLCFQGFIDAFFYIAKRKYFARCEQFAEMVAALIDHCEGKLEERGTLFRAGVFASPL, from the exons ATGTCCGTGAAGCTACAGAACATGTCCGACCGCCTGAGTGCCGTCCAGATCCACGGACACGCCATCGCTGTGCCCGACGGGCCGCAGCACCCTTCCCTACCACGGCCGCGAGCTCGGTCCAAGTCGCCGGCGGTCCACGGGAGGAGGGTCGCCCTGACCCCCATCTCCATCCCGCCGCGGACACGGACCCCCAGCCCACGGGCCCGGACCCACAGGACGCCCAGCCCCCGCCCCCTGTCCGCCACGGGCTCGAGGCCGGCCTCAGCGGGGCAGGTGGACGGAGGGGACCTGTTAGGCAGGGCCGCCACCCTGTACCCCACCTCCATGTTCAGTTTCGAGACGTTCCGCAGGAGAGACAGTGGGGACACCTTCCGGAGAATTGTGGTGGAGGAAAGTAGCAG ATCTTCTAAAGAGAAGCGTCCTAAATCCAGCATGAGCACAGCGGACTCCGAGAAGACAGAGTCGGGTTCCGACGCAGACGTGGACGCAGAAGGAAGGAAACGTAAGGGGAAGCAGGGGATCGTGCGGAGGCGGCGGTTACCGACAGCACTCGTCGTAACTCTGGACACGACACGAGCACGGAGTCAGCTGGATGTGATACGGCTGGCACTGAAACAGTTGGGCAGGGGGTGGAGGGAG TACCCACATGGTAGGAAGGCAGGTTCAGATATGTACTGGTCAGTTCCAGCCTTCAACGATTACGACGACTTTCCTTCAGGCATCATCAACAAACTCCCAG GCATGAAGGACATGTCCAACAAGGCAAACCTGTCCCAGGCACTAGACAGGATGCACCAGCTCTTCCCAGAAGCCTTTGACTTTTTCCCGACCACCTGGCGGCTTCCTGAGGAATTCCACCAATTCTGCGCGGAAGTTCGCATCCTGAAGGAAAGACGTGGCAAGCGGTATAAACCGACGTTTATCGTGAAGCCCGACGAAGGCACCCAAGGCGGCGGGATCTACCTCCTACAGGACCCGCATGACGTGAAGTCTATCGGAATGGTTCGCCCGGCCGTTGTTCAGGAATATCTCACCAACCCCTATCTCATAGACGGCTACAAGTTTGACCTCAGGATATATGTGCTGCTAGGAAACATTGAACCTCTGGAACTTTACATCGGGCGGGAAGGCATGGCAAGGTTCTGTACTGTCCCATACCAGTCACCCTCACGAATGAACCTTCACGAGTCCTACATGCACTTAACAAACTACTCTCTCAACAAGTACAGCGACGGATTCATCCATTCTGAGGACGGGGATATAGGTAGTAAGAGGACGTTGAGTAGCGTGTTGCAGAGACTAAAGCGGAGAGGCAAGGATGTGGACAAACTATGGAAGGACATTGAAGACATTGTCTTGAAGACAATCATAGCCATCTTACCTGAGATCAAGACTTTCCACCATGTTATGCTGCCACCGGGGAAGACTCTTGGAGGACCTAAGTGTTACCAA CTGCTGGGATTTGACATCCTGCTGACATCTGACCTGAAGCCCATCCTGCTGGAGGTGAACTCTAACCCCAGCCTGAAGATCGACTCGGAGCGCGAGGTGTCGCCGGGGGTGATGGAGTCCATCCCCAGTCCCGTGGACGAGGAGATCAAGGTGCCGCTGGTGCGGGACGTCCTGAAGGTCATGAAGCCACAGAAGAAGAAACCTGTCTCCAAGTCCCCCTCCAAG AGTTTTTCAATCCCTACTATTTTGCTAATTGAATTTTGTGTACGGCTATGTGACTGGCATGTCACATGTCAAGAAAATGTTTCAACAATTTGCTTCACTGGTTGCTTGAGTGCTATAAGTATATTCGGGTATATTCTGGGCAGGGCTACACTCCTACATCTGatcattttttgtttccttttgtttcctttcttctCCAGGGTTCTAGACAACCTGACAGATGAGAAGAAGAGAGAAGTAGACGACAACTCCACAGATGAGAACAGGAACCTGTCGGAGGACTCTGCGGGTTCCTCCGACTCGAACGCTAACCTGCTGCGGGAGCTTCAGCTGGAGGAGCAGCAGGAGAAGCTGGTTCTGCTGGAGCTGTACCCTCGCCTGCAGAAACAGTACGAGCACTTCAGGCTGGTGGAGAGGATCGCTGCCATGTTCTGTCAGTTTGTGGGGATCCGCTGCACCACCAGGATGGGACCAACCGGCTTCAGGACATTCACAAG GACTTGCAAGCTGCACAGCAACGGTCTGACGACAGCTGCGATTGATATCCTGTACATCGACATGGCTCGGCGCTGGGCACACGCAATCCCCGACCGCACGGCCGGCCTGTGCTTTCAGGGATTCATCGACGCCTTCTTCTACATTGCCAAGCGGAAGTACTTCGCACGCTGCGAGCAGTTTGCAGAGATGGTGGCAGCGTTGATCGACCACTGCGAGGGGAAGTTAGAGGAGAGAGGAACACTGTTCAGGGCTGGTGTGTTTGCCTCGCCATTGTGA